One Xyrauchen texanus isolate HMW12.3.18 chromosome 34, RBS_HiC_50CHRs, whole genome shotgun sequence genomic window carries:
- the LOC127627375 gene encoding olfactory receptor 5M3-like: MDHLDNLTYFGTYTLMEPKDSKSNRHIYFACFMFLYILILFLNISLCVVIVFEKALHEPMYIFLCNLCLNGVCGATGFYPKFLHDLILDSYVIPSYMCALQSFLIYTSVKCEYSTLAVMAYDRHMAICRPLNYHSKLNRFTCITLLIFSWTVPLITTLIALILSNRLVLCKNHIDKLYCDNWSMVKLSCESTDTNNIYGLISISFYFCIFAVIIVSYIKLIIACKASLECRKKFWQTCVPHIFSLVNFSVAMLFDTMYNRYGSSGFPEDLRNFLALEIIIVPPIFNPVIYGLNLKEVRKRVLKSCIKTHNHNY; the protein is encoded by the coding sequence ATGGATCATTTAGATAATTTGACCTATTTTGGAACCTACACCCTGATGGAACCAAAAGACTCTAAATCAAATAGAcatatttattttgcatgctttatgtttCTCTATATTCTGATATTATTTCTTAACATTTCACTTTGTGTAGTCATTGTCTTTGAGAAAGCCCTTCATGAACCAATGTACATTTTTTTGTGCAATCTTTGTTTAAATGGCGTATGTGGAGCCACAGGATTTTATCCTAAATTCCTGCATGATTTAATACTGGATTCATATGTGATTCCTTCTTACATGTGTGCTCTCCAATCTTTTTTGATCTACACTTCAGTTAAATGTGAATATTCTACATTAGCAGTGATGGCATATGACAGACATATGGCCATATGTAGACCTTTAAACTATCACTCAAAGCTGAACAGATTTACTTGTATCACATTACTTATCTTCTCTTGGACTGTCCCATTAATTACAACACTCATTGCTCTGATTTTATCAAATAGGTTGGTTTTGTGTAAAAATCACATTGATAAATTGTATTGTGACAACTGGTCGATGGTGAAGCTTTCATGTGAATCAACTGACACAAATAACATTTATGGACTTATAAGCATTtcgttttatttttgcatttttgctgTTATTATTGTATCTTATATAAAACTCATCATTGCATGTAAAGCATCATTAGAGTGCAGAAAGAAATTTTGGCAGACCTGTGTGCCTCATATATTTTCATTAGTAAATTTCAGTGTTGCGATGCTTTTTGACACCATGTACAACAGATATGGCTCAAGTGGTTTCCCAGAGGATCTGCGTAATTTTTTGGCTTTAGAAATAATTATAGTGCCACCTATTTTTAACCCTGTAATATATGGCTTAAACCTTAAGGAGGTCCGCAAAAGAGTCttgaaatcatgcattaaaactCATAATCATAATTATTAA